The DNA segment TGGCGGCGCGATCGCAACGATGACCTATTTTGGGGGCGAAAAATGCGTTCCTGGCTACAACGTCATGGGAATCTGCAAAGCCGCTCTGGAAGCGACCGTCCGCTACCTCGCCTATGACATGGGTCCTGGAGGCGTTCGCGTCAATGCGTTGTCGGCTGGTCCGATGCGAACTTTGGCTGGACGCGCCGCGGGCGTCGATGAGATGCTAGAGTTGTACGAGCTTATGGCTCCGATGGCTCGTAATGTCACGCACGAAGAGGTCGGACGTACCGGCGCTTTCTTGCTAAACGAAGCCAGCGACGGTATTACAGGCGAAATCCTGCATGTCGATGGTGGATACCACGCCATGGGAAGCCCTGGCCGGTTGCTGGATAAAGTGCGAGCCCAAAAACCTTAAAGCACTCCTCACATCCATCAAGGCTGTTCTGTCATGTCGATTGGTACCGAACTTAAAAATTCCACTTGTTTGATTACCGGAGGTGCAGGCTTTATCGGCTCGCACCTGACGACACGACTGGTTGAACTTGGAGCAAACGTCCGGGTACTGGATAACTTCAGTACCGGATTCCATGCCAACCTTGAACCGCTCAAGGGGCGTTTCAGCCTGATCGAAGGGGATGCTTCAAAAGAAGCCGATGTGCGTCCTGCGGTGGATGGTTGCGATTACGTCTTTCACTTGGCGGCAATGGCCAGCGTCCCCCGCAGCATCGCGGAACCGGTACTTTGCAATGACTGGGTCGCTTCTTCGACCGTGCAGTTGCTGACCGCTTCGGCTGCCAGCGGTGTACGAAGATTTGTGCTTGCATCGACAAGTGCCGCATACGGCGATTCCAGCTTCGTTTCGAAACGAGAAACCGATCCGCTGATCCCGCTTTCTCCCTACGCGGCCGCCAAGATCGCTGCGGAACAGTATTGCCATGCGTTTTCACGATCCTGTGGAATCGAAACGGCTGCACTGCGTTATTTCAATGTGTTTGGGCCTCGACAGGACCCGCAAAGCGAATACAGCGCGGTGATTCCGCGATTCGTTTCGATGATCCTTTCGGGTGAACGGCCGATCGTGTACGGCGACGGCGGACAATCTCGAGACTTCGTGTACGTGGACAACGTCGTCGATGCAAACCTCTTAGCCGCGACCGTCCCCGAAGCCTCTGGAGGGGTGTTTAACGTTGCCTGCGGATCCAGCACCACGCTCCTGGAATTGCTCGGCTGGTTGCGTGAAATGCTTGGAAAAGAGATCACTCCTATCCATGAACCACCTCGTGCTGGCGACGTTCGCGATTCATTGGCCGACATTACCCAAGCTCGCCAAGTCC comes from the Roseimaritima multifibrata genome and includes:
- a CDS encoding SDR family oxidoreductase; its protein translation is MSIGTELKNSTCLITGGAGFIGSHLTTRLVELGANVRVLDNFSTGFHANLEPLKGRFSLIEGDASKEADVRPAVDGCDYVFHLAAMASVPRSIAEPVLCNDWVASSTVQLLTASAASGVRRFVLASTSAAYGDSSFVSKRETDPLIPLSPYAAAKIAAEQYCHAFSRSCGIETAALRYFNVFGPRQDPQSEYSAVIPRFVSMILSGERPIVYGDGGQSRDFVYVDNVVDANLLAATVPEASGGVFNVACGSSTTLLELLGWLREMLGKEITPIHEPPRAGDVRDSLADITQARQVLGYEPRVSVAEGLRRSVEYYRSIATTV